The following are encoded in a window of Iodobacter fluviatilis genomic DNA:
- the rpsS gene encoding 30S ribosomal protein S19 encodes MARSIKKGPFVDLHLIKKVETARAANDKRPVKTWSRRSTVLPDFVGLTIAVHNGKQHVPVYVNENMVGHKLGEFALTRTFKGHAADKKAKR; translated from the coding sequence ATGGCACGTTCTATTAAAAAAGGCCCATTCGTTGACCTGCACCTGATTAAAAAGGTGGAAACTGCCCGCGCGGCGAACGACAAGCGTCCAGTGAAAACTTGGTCACGCCGTTCTACTGTGTTGCCAGACTTCGTTGGTCTGACAATTGCGGTTCACAATGGTAAGCAGCACGTTCCAGTTTATGTGAACGAAAACATGGTTGGACACAAGCTGGGTGAGTTCGCTCTTACCCGCACGTTCAAAGGCCATGCTGCGGACAAAAAAGCCAAGCGATAA
- the rpsJ gene encoding 30S ribosomal protein S10: MQNQKIRIRLKAFDYALIDRSAQEIVDTAKRTGAVVKGPVPLPTKIERFDILSSPHVNKMARDQMEIRTHLRLMDIVNPTDKTVDALMKLDLPAGVDVEIKLQ, from the coding sequence ATGCAAAACCAAAAAATTCGTATCCGTCTGAAAGCATTTGACTACGCTTTGATCGATCGTTCGGCGCAGGAAATTGTTGATACGGCTAAGCGTACTGGTGCTGTTGTAAAAGGCCCAGTTCCGCTTCCTACAAAAATTGAGCGTTTTGACATTCTGAGCTCCCCACACGTTAATAAAATGGCGCGTGATCAGATGGAAATTCGTACGCATCTGCGTTTAATGGATATTGTCAATCCAACAGACAAGACCGTTGATGCACTGATGAAGCTGGATTTACCAGCTGGTGTAGACGTAGAAATCAAGCTGCAGTAA
- the rpsQ gene encoding 30S ribosomal protein S17 yields MSEAKLKRELTGRIVSDKMDKTVTVLVERLVKHPLYGKMMRRSKKYHAHDESNQYHEGDLVTIQEIRPLSKTKNWAVTTLVEKARN; encoded by the coding sequence ATGTCTGAAGCTAAACTGAAGCGCGAACTGACAGGCCGTATCGTCAGCGACAAAATGGATAAGACTGTTACCGTGTTGGTAGAGCGTCTGGTTAAACACCCGCTCTACGGCAAGATGATGCGTCGTTCCAAAAAATACCATGCACACGACGAAAGTAATCAGTATCACGAAGGTGATTTGGTTACAATCCAAGAAATTCGTCCACTGTCCAAGACTAAAAACTGGGCTGTGACGACGCTGGTAGAAAAAGCTCGTAATTAA
- the rplD gene encoding 50S ribosomal protein L4: MDLKVINAAGEAQAAVAGSDALFAREFNEALVHQVVTAYFANARSGNRAQKGRDNVSHTTKKPWKQKGTGRARAGMSSSPLWRGGGRAFPNSPDENFSQKVNRKMFRAGIATILSQLVREERLVVVESFTAETPKTKAFAQKLAAMQLDSVLIITKELDENLYLASRNLAHVLVLEPSQADPVSLVRFKKVVITREALQAFEELYA; encoded by the coding sequence ATGGATCTTAAAGTCATCAATGCTGCCGGCGAGGCGCAAGCCGCTGTCGCTGGTTCGGATGCGCTGTTCGCACGCGAATTCAACGAAGCGCTGGTTCACCAAGTTGTGACAGCTTACTTCGCGAATGCTCGTAGCGGCAATCGTGCTCAAAAAGGTCGTGATAACGTAAGTCACACGACCAAAAAGCCTTGGAAGCAGAAGGGTACAGGCCGTGCTCGTGCAGGTATGAGCTCCTCCCCGCTGTGGCGTGGTGGTGGTCGTGCTTTCCCGAATAGCCCGGACGAGAACTTCTCGCAAAAGGTTAACCGTAAGATGTTCCGTGCTGGTATCGCGACCATTCTGTCGCAACTGGTTCGTGAAGAGCGTCTTGTGGTGGTGGAAAGCTTTACTGCTGAAACACCAAAAACTAAGGCTTTCGCGCAGAAATTGGCTGCTATGCAGTTGGATTCTGTGTTGATTATCACCAAAGAGCTGGATGAGAATCTGTACCTCGCGTCGCGCAATCTTGCGCACGTTCTGGTGCTGGAGCCATCGCAAGCTGATCCAGTGAGCCTCGTTCGTTTTAAGAAAGTGGTTATCACTCGCGAAGCACTGCAAGCTTTTGAGGAGTTGTACGCATGA
- the rpmC gene encoding 50S ribosomal protein L29, whose protein sequence is MKAAELHQKSVEELKAELTALLKAQFSLRMQHATGQLAKPSELNRVRKDIARVHTIMAQKAA, encoded by the coding sequence ATGAAAGCTGCTGAACTACATCAGAAATCTGTTGAAGAGCTGAAGGCTGAGTTGACCGCATTGTTGAAGGCGCAGTTTAGCTTGCGTATGCAGCATGCGACGGGTCAACTGGCAAAGCCAAGCGAACTCAACCGTGTGCGCAAAGATATTGCGCGCGTTCATACCATCATGGCTCAGAAGGCGGCTTAA
- the tuf gene encoding elongation factor Tu, translated as MAKEKFTRTKPHVNVGTIGHVDHGKTTLTAAISTILSKKFGGEAKDYSQIDSAPEEKARGITINTSHVEYETETRHYAHVDCPGHADYIKNMITGAAQMDGAILVCSAADGPMPQTREHILLARQVGVPYIIVYLNKADLVDDAELLELVDMEVRELLSKYDFPGDDTPIVVGSARLALEGDQSEHGEPSIFRLAEALDSYIPLPERAVDGAFLMPVEDVFSISGRGTVVTGRVERGVVKVGEEIEIVGITTTVKTTCTGVEMFRKLLDQGQAGDNIGALLRGTKREDVQRGQVLAKPGSITPHTKFEGSVYVLSKDEGGRHTPFFNGYRPQFFFRTTDVTGSVDLPEGTEMVMPGDNVEVTVTLIAPVAMEQGLRFAIREGGRTVGAGVVSKVLV; from the coding sequence ATGGCAAAAGAAAAATTTACGCGCACAAAGCCACACGTTAACGTTGGTACAATTGGTCACGTTGACCATGGTAAGACCACTTTGACAGCGGCTATTTCGACTATCTTGTCGAAAAAATTCGGTGGCGAAGCGAAAGATTACTCACAAATCGACAGCGCTCCTGAAGAAAAAGCACGTGGTATTACTATTAATACTTCACACGTTGAGTATGAGACAGAGACTCGTCACTACGCTCACGTTGACTGCCCAGGTCACGCGGATTACATCAAGAACATGATTACTGGTGCTGCGCAGATGGATGGCGCGATCTTGGTATGTTCAGCTGCTGATGGTCCTATGCCACAAACGCGTGAGCACATCTTGTTGGCTCGTCAAGTTGGCGTTCCATACATCATTGTTTACCTGAACAAAGCTGACTTGGTTGATGATGCTGAGTTGCTTGAGCTGGTTGACATGGAAGTTCGTGAATTGCTAAGCAAGTACGATTTCCCTGGTGACGATACTCCAATCGTTGTTGGTTCTGCTCGTTTGGCGCTGGAAGGCGATCAATCAGAACACGGCGAGCCATCGATTTTCCGTTTGGCTGAAGCGCTTGATTCATACATTCCGTTGCCAGAGCGTGCTGTAGATGGCGCGTTCCTGATGCCAGTTGAAGATGTGTTCTCGATCTCTGGTCGCGGTACTGTGGTAACTGGTCGCGTAGAGCGCGGTGTAGTTAAAGTTGGTGAAGAAATCGAAATCGTTGGTATCACTACAACAGTTAAGACAACATGTACTGGTGTTGAGATGTTCCGTAAGCTGCTGGACCAAGGTCAAGCTGGCGATAACATCGGTGCGTTGCTTCGTGGTACTAAGCGTGAAGATGTTCAGCGTGGTCAAGTTCTGGCAAAACCAGGTTCGATCACTCCGCACACTAAGTTCGAAGGTTCTGTTTACGTTCTGTCGAAAGATGAAGGTGGTCGTCACACTCCATTCTTTAACGGCTACCGTCCACAGTTCTTCTTCCGCACCACTGACGTAACAGGTTCGGTTGATTTGCCAGAAGGTACTGAAATGGTGATGCCAGGTGATAACGTTGAAGTTACCGTTACCCTGATCGCTCCAGTTGCAATGGAACAAGGTCTGCGCTTCGCGATTCGCGAAGGTGGTCGTACTGTTGGCGCGGGTGTTGTTTCCAAAGTCCTCGTTTAA
- the rplB gene encoding 50S ribosomal protein L2, which produces MALVKVKPTSPGRRAVVKVVTPDLHKGAPYAPLLESQSKTAGRNNRGVITTRHMGGGHKQHYRLIDFKRNDKDGIVARVERLEYDPNRTANIALLCYADGERRYIIAPKGLKADMTVISGSDAPIKVGNTLPIRNIPVGSTIHCIELQPGKGAQLARSAGAAVQLLAREGAYAQLRLRSGEIRKVHVDCRATIGEVGNEEHNLRSYGKAGAKRWLGIRPTVRGTAMNPVDHPHGGGEGRTGEGRVPVSPWGQPAKGYRTRRNKRTSNMIVRRRPANKR; this is translated from the coding sequence ATGGCATTGGTAAAAGTAAAACCGACGTCCCCCGGTCGCCGCGCCGTCGTCAAGGTTGTGACCCCAGATCTACACAAGGGTGCGCCATACGCTCCTTTGCTCGAGTCGCAAAGCAAGACAGCTGGTCGTAACAACCGTGGTGTGATTACAACCCGTCATATGGGTGGTGGTCACAAGCAGCATTATCGTCTTATCGACTTTAAGCGCAATGACAAGGATGGTATCGTCGCTCGTGTAGAGCGTCTTGAATACGATCCTAACCGTACCGCTAACATCGCGTTGCTTTGCTACGCAGATGGTGAGCGTCGTTATATCATTGCTCCAAAAGGCCTGAAAGCTGACATGACCGTGATTTCCGGCTCGGATGCGCCGATTAAGGTGGGTAATACCCTCCCGATCCGCAATATCCCAGTTGGTTCCACGATTCATTGCATTGAACTGCAACCGGGCAAAGGCGCTCAGTTGGCTCGTTCTGCTGGTGCAGCTGTTCAGTTGCTGGCTCGCGAAGGTGCTTACGCTCAATTGCGTTTGCGCTCTGGCGAAATCCGCAAGGTTCACGTTGACTGCCGCGCAACAATCGGTGAAGTGGGTAATGAAGAGCATAATCTTCGTTCCTACGGTAAAGCAGGTGCTAAGCGTTGGTTGGGTATTCGCCCAACAGTACGTGGTACTGCAATGAATCCGGTTGATCACCCGCACGGTGGTGGTGAAGGTCGTACTGGTGAAGGTCGTGTTCCAGTAAGTCCATGGGGCCAGCCTGCTAAGGGCTATCGCACTCGTCGCAACAAACGCACAAGCAATATGATCGTGCGTCGTCGTCCCGCGAACAAGAGGTAA
- the rplP gene encoding 50S ribosomal protein L16 yields the protein MLQPTRLKYRKVQKGRNTGIATRGNSVAFGVFGLKATSRGRLTARQIESARRAITRYIKRGGRVWIRTFPDKPISTKPAEVRMGNGKGSPDYWVAEIQPGKVLYELDGVDEAVAREAFRLASAKLPFATTFVTRQAGQR from the coding sequence ATGCTGCAGCCAACTAGACTTAAGTATCGCAAGGTCCAGAAGGGCCGTAACACGGGTATCGCTACTCGTGGTAACAGCGTTGCTTTTGGTGTGTTTGGGCTCAAGGCCACTAGTCGTGGTCGTCTGACAGCTCGTCAGATCGAATCCGCACGTCGTGCGATTACCCGTTATATTAAACGTGGTGGTCGTGTATGGATTCGTACGTTCCCAGATAAGCCAATCTCTACCAAGCCCGCTGAAGTGCGTATGGGTAATGGTAAGGGTAGCCCGGATTACTGGGTTGCTGAGATTCAACCAGGCAAAGTATTGTATGAGTTGGATGGTGTAGATGAAGCAGTTGCTCGTGAGGCTTTCCGCCTTGCATCTGCTAAATTGCCATTCGCGACTACCTTTGTCACTCGTCAGGCGGGACAACGATGA
- the rpsC gene encoding 30S ribosomal protein S3 → MGQKVHPTGFRLAVTKNWASRWYANSSNFAGMLNEDIAVRDYLKKKLASASVSRVVIERPAKNAKITIFTARPGVVIGKKGEDIEQLKKALQKILNVPVHVNIEEVRKPEIDAQIIADSISAQLEKRVMFRRAMKRAMQNAMRLGAQGIKIMSSGRLNGIEIARTEWYREGRVPLHTLRADIDYATSEAKTTYGIIGIKVWVYKGEMKPGEKAAEPAPEAQKKNARKGPRNAAAN, encoded by the coding sequence ATGGGTCAGAAAGTTCATCCGACGGGTTTTCGTCTCGCCGTCACTAAGAACTGGGCTTCGCGTTGGTACGCCAACAGTAGCAATTTTGCCGGTATGCTCAATGAAGATATCGCAGTACGCGATTATCTGAAAAAGAAACTGGCCAGTGCTTCAGTGAGTCGTGTCGTAATCGAGCGTCCGGCTAAGAATGCCAAAATCACTATTTTCACGGCTCGCCCTGGTGTAGTGATTGGTAAAAAGGGCGAGGATATTGAGCAGCTTAAAAAAGCGCTGCAAAAGATCCTGAATGTGCCCGTGCATGTAAATATCGAAGAAGTGCGTAAGCCTGAAATCGATGCACAAATTATTGCTGACAGCATTTCTGCGCAACTTGAAAAGCGCGTAATGTTCCGTCGTGCAATGAAGCGTGCAATGCAAAACGCAATGCGTCTTGGTGCTCAAGGTATCAAGATCATGTCGTCAGGTCGTTTGAACGGCATCGAAATTGCACGTACAGAATGGTATCGTGAAGGCCGTGTGCCTTTGCATACTCTGCGTGCAGATATTGATTACGCAACTTCTGAAGCCAAAACCACCTACGGTATCATTGGTATCAAGGTTTGGGTTTATAAAGGCGAAATGAAGCCGGGCGAAAAGGCTGCTGAACCAGCACCTGAAGCTCAGAAGAAAAACGCACGGAAGGGGCCTCGCAATGCTGCAGCCAACTAG
- the rplC gene encoding 50S ribosomal protein L3: MSLGLVGRKVGMTRVFAEDGASIPVTVLDMSANRVTQIKTPETDGYAAVQVTFGAKKASRVNKAQAGHFAKAGVEAGLGLVEFNVTAEKLAELKAGDQLSVEMFAAGSYVDVTGTTLGKGFAGVIKRHHFSSNRASHGNSRSHNTPGSIGQAQDPGRVLPGKRMAGQLGNVQRTTQNLEIVRVDAERQLLLVKGAVPGCKGNDVVVRPSVKAGA; the protein is encoded by the coding sequence ATGAGCTTAGGACTTGTCGGACGTAAAGTCGGCATGACCCGCGTATTTGCTGAGGATGGTGCTTCCATTCCGGTAACTGTGCTGGACATGTCAGCTAATCGCGTTACGCAAATCAAGACGCCGGAAACTGATGGCTATGCAGCTGTTCAGGTTACTTTCGGTGCAAAGAAAGCTAGTCGTGTTAACAAGGCTCAAGCAGGCCACTTTGCGAAAGCAGGTGTGGAAGCTGGTTTGGGTTTAGTTGAATTTAACGTTACTGCTGAGAAATTAGCAGAATTGAAGGCTGGTGATCAGCTTTCAGTTGAAATGTTTGCGGCTGGTTCTTACGTTGATGTAACTGGTACAACTCTGGGTAAGGGTTTTGCTGGTGTAATTAAACGTCACCATTTCTCTTCCAACCGTGCCTCCCACGGTAACTCGCGCTCGCACAATACGCCGGGTTCCATTGGTCAAGCGCAGGATCCAGGTCGTGTTCTACCTGGTAAGCGCATGGCAGGTCAACTGGGTAACGTACAACGTACAACCCAGAACTTGGAAATCGTCCGTGTCGATGCCGAACGTCAATTGCTGTTAGTTAAGGGCGCAGTCCCTGGCTGCAAGGGCAATGATGTGGTTGTTCGTCCGAGTGTGAAGGCAGGTGCGTAA
- the rplV gene encoding 50S ribosomal protein L22, which yields MQVSAVLSNTRLSAQKARLVADLVRGKPVEQALNILAFCPKKGAVLIKKVLESAIANAEHNEGADIDALKVTTIFVDKGPSLKRFSARAKGRGNRIEKQTCHITLIVGD from the coding sequence ATGCAAGTATCTGCTGTATTAAGCAACACTCGCCTCTCCGCCCAAAAAGCGCGGCTGGTCGCTGACCTAGTCCGTGGCAAGCCGGTAGAGCAGGCGTTGAACATCCTGGCCTTCTGCCCTAAAAAGGGTGCAGTATTAATTAAGAAGGTTCTGGAATCCGCTATTGCCAATGCTGAGCACAATGAAGGCGCCGATATCGACGCACTCAAAGTGACCACAATTTTTGTGGATAAGGGACCTTCTCTTAAGCGTTTCAGCGCACGTGCCAAAGGCCGTGGCAATCGTATCGAGAAGCAAACTTGCCATATCACATTGATTGTTGGCGATTAA
- the fusA gene encoding elongation factor G, producing the protein MARKTSIERYRNIGISAHIDAGKTTTTERVLFYTGVNHKIGEVHDGAATMDWMEQEQERGITITSAATTTFWKGMAQQYPEHRINIIDTPGHVDFTIEVERSMRVLDGACMVYCAVGGVQPQSETVWRQANKYKVPRLAFVNKMDRQGANFFRVVEQMKIRLKANPVPVVIPVGAEDGFTGVVDLIKMKSILWDEASQGMKFEYGDIPAELVEIAQTWRENMVEAAAESSEEMMNKYLEEGDLSEAEIIEGLRIRTLACEIQPMLCGSAFKNKGVQRMLDAVIDFMPSPVEVAAITGVDEKEQPITREASDTAPFSALAFKLMSDPYVGQLTFFRVYSGVVKSGDTVLNSVKDKKERIGRIVQMHANDRQEIDEVYAGDIAAAIGLKEVTTGETLCAPSDFIILERMIFPEPVIHVAVEPKTKQDQEKMGIALNRLAKEDPSFRVRTDEETGQTIMSGMGELHLEILVDRMRREFGVEANVGAPQVAYRETITRIATDIEGKHAKQSGGKGQYGHCVITVEPSGEGNGYAFIDEIKGGTIPREFIPSVDKGIQNTLKAGVLAGFPVVDVKVRLTFGSYHDVDSSQIAFELAGSIAFKEAMRRAGAVILEPMMAVEVETPEEYMGDIMGDISSRRGILQGMDDNPAGGKMVKAELPLSEMFGYSTRLRSMSQGRATYSMEFKHYSEAPKHVADAIIANKK; encoded by the coding sequence GTGGCACGTAAGACTTCTATTGAGCGCTACCGTAATATTGGTATTTCTGCTCACATCGACGCCGGTAAAACGACGACGACCGAACGCGTTCTGTTCTACACCGGTGTAAACCACAAGATCGGTGAAGTGCATGATGGCGCCGCAACAATGGACTGGATGGAGCAAGAGCAGGAACGTGGTATTACCATTACTTCTGCCGCTACAACTACGTTCTGGAAAGGCATGGCGCAACAGTACCCAGAACACCGCATTAACATCATTGACACCCCAGGCCACGTTGACTTCACTATTGAAGTTGAGCGCTCAATGCGCGTTCTGGACGGTGCATGTATGGTTTATTGCGCTGTGGGTGGTGTTCAGCCTCAGTCTGAAACCGTATGGCGTCAAGCTAATAAATACAAAGTTCCACGTCTTGCTTTCGTAAACAAGATGGACCGTCAAGGCGCTAACTTCTTCCGCGTTGTAGAGCAGATGAAGATTCGCCTGAAAGCAAATCCAGTACCAGTTGTAATTCCAGTTGGCGCTGAAGATGGCTTTACCGGTGTGGTTGATCTGATCAAGATGAAATCCATCTTGTGGGATGAAGCATCGCAAGGTATGAAGTTTGAGTATGGTGATATCCCTGCTGAATTAGTAGAGATCGCTCAAACTTGGCGCGAAAACATGGTTGAAGCCGCTGCTGAATCATCTGAAGAGATGATGAACAAATACCTTGAAGAAGGTGATTTGAGCGAAGCTGAAATCATTGAAGGTTTGCGCATCCGTACTTTAGCGTGCGAAATTCAGCCTATGCTGTGTGGCAGTGCGTTCAAGAACAAGGGCGTACAACGTATGCTCGACGCTGTAATCGACTTTATGCCTTCACCGGTTGAAGTTGCTGCGATTACTGGCGTGGATGAAAAAGAACAACCTATTACTCGTGAAGCTTCAGATACTGCTCCGTTCTCGGCGCTGGCATTTAAGCTGATGAGCGATCCTTATGTTGGTCAATTGACCTTCTTCCGTGTTTACTCTGGTGTTGTGAAGTCTGGCGATACCGTACTGAACTCGGTTAAGGATAAGAAAGAGCGTATCGGCCGTATCGTGCAAATGCACGCAAACGATCGTCAGGAAATTGATGAAGTTTATGCTGGCGATATCGCTGCTGCGATTGGCTTGAAAGAAGTTACAACAGGTGAAACATTGTGTGCACCAAGTGACTTCATTATCTTGGAACGCATGATATTCCCAGAGCCAGTAATTCACGTTGCTGTTGAGCCAAAAACAAAGCAAGACCAAGAAAAAATGGGTATTGCTCTGAATCGTCTTGCTAAGGAAGATCCATCTTTCCGCGTGCGTACAGACGAAGAAACCGGCCAGACAATTATGTCTGGTATGGGTGAGCTGCACTTGGAAATTCTGGTTGACCGTATGCGCCGTGAGTTTGGCGTTGAAGCAAATGTGGGTGCTCCGCAAGTTGCATACCGCGAAACAATTACCCGTATCGCTACCGATATCGAAGGTAAGCATGCTAAACAGTCTGGCGGTAAAGGTCAGTACGGTCACTGCGTGATTACTGTAGAGCCTTCGGGTGAAGGTAATGGTTATGCGTTCATCGACGAAATCAAGGGTGGTACAATTCCTCGTGAATTTATCCCTTCGGTGGATAAGGGTATCCAGAACACATTGAAAGCAGGTGTGTTGGCGGGCTTCCCGGTTGTTGACGTTAAGGTTCGCCTGACGTTTGGTTCGTACCACGATGTTGACTCTTCACAAATTGCGTTTGAGCTTGCGGGTTCGATTGCGTTTAAAGAAGCGATGCGTCGTGCTGGTGCCGTTATTCTTGAGCCTATGATGGCCGTAGAAGTCGAAACACCAGAAGAGTACATGGGTGACATCATGGGCGATATCTCGTCCCGCCGTGGTATCTTGCAAGGTATGGATGATAATCCTGCTGGTGGCAAGATGGTTAAGGCAGAGTTACCTCTTTCCGAGATGTTTGGTTACTCGACTCGTTTGCGTTCTATGTCGCAAGGTCGTGCAACTTACTCTATGGAATTCAAGCATTACTCCGAAGCGCCGAAGCATGTGGCTGACGCGATTATTGCGAACAAAAAATAA
- the rplW gene encoding 50S ribosomal protein L23, with amino-acid sequence MQFSENRLLQVLLAPIVSEKTTFVAEKNDQVVFRVSTDATKAEIKAAVELLFKVKVEGVSTLNVKGKGKKFGRTVGRRKDWKKAYISLAAGQELDLAAAQ; translated from the coding sequence ATGCAATTCTCTGAAAATCGTCTGCTTCAAGTTCTTTTGGCACCTATCGTGTCAGAAAAGACCACTTTTGTGGCTGAAAAGAATGACCAAGTTGTTTTCCGTGTATCCACGGACGCTACTAAGGCTGAAATCAAGGCCGCTGTTGAGCTTCTCTTTAAAGTGAAGGTTGAAGGCGTGTCGACATTGAATGTCAAGGGCAAGGGCAAGAAATTTGGTCGTACCGTAGGTCGTCGCAAGGACTGGAAAAAGGCTTATATCAGCCTTGCTGCAGGCCAAGAACTCGACCTCGCGGCAGCGCAGTAA